Within the Stenotrophomonas sp. 610A2 genome, the region GCCCTGCTCGTGCCAACGCAGGAAGGACTCGATCACCGCCTCGCTCGGGCCCGGGTCCATGGTGAAGGTGCTGCGCGACCAGTCGGCCGAAGTGCCGAGGCGGCGCATCTGGCCTTCGATCACGTTGCCCGAATGCGCCTTCCACTCCCACACCTTGTCGATGAAGCCATCGCGGCCCAGCGAGTCGCGGGTTTCACCCTTGCCTTCCAGTGCCAGGTTGCGGCTGACCACCATTTCGGTGGCGATGCCGGCATGGTCGGTACCCACCTGCCACAGCGTGTCGTAGCCACGCATGCGGTGGTAACGGATCAGCGCATCCATCAGGGTCTGCTGGAAGGCATGGCCCATGTGCAGGGTGCCGGTCACGTTCGGCGGCGGCAGCAGGATGGTGTAGGGCTCGCCCTTGCCGGACGGCTTGAACAGGCCGGCCTTCTCCCACGACTCATAGAGCGCGGTTTCAAAGGATTTGGGATCGTAGCTGGAGGCGAGTTGGGTCATGGGGCAGGAACCAGTAATTAGGATCTAGAAACAAGGGCGAAACCGGGGTCAGAGTCGGGTTTTGCCGGGCAAAACCCGACTCTGACCCCGGTTTCGCCTTACATGTCGTACTTGTTGAGCGTGTAGTCGGCGGCCTTGTACTGGCGCCAACGCTCACGCAGTGGTTCACGCGCGGCCGGGTCGGCGGGTACCACTTCCAGCACGCGATCACAGGCACCCAGGTAGGGTTCGTCGCGCAGGTTGATCACCAGCGGGCGTTCCGGTGCGTCGGCGCCCGGTGTGGCGATCAGCACGATGGCCTCTTCCTCGTCCACGTCCTCACCGATGATCTGGTGCGGGATGTAGGCGTCCGGGTCGAACGACCACAGCAGCTCGTCCAGCTCCTCGGCCTGGGCTTCGTCGCGGGCCAGTACCAAGGTGTACAGGCCGCCATCGTTGGCCTTGCGCGCGAGCTCGCACACCAGC harbors:
- a CDS encoding DNA polymerase III subunit chi, with the translated sequence MMRADFYLIAKPRFLTEPLKLVCELARKANDGGLYTLVLARDEAQAEELDELLWSFDPDAYIPHQIIGEDVDEEEAIVLIATPGADAPERPLVINLRDEPYLGACDRVLEVVPADPAAREPLRERWRQYKAADYTLNKYDM